The following proteins are encoded in a genomic region of Nitrospirae bacterium CG2_30_53_67:
- a CDS encoding hydrogenase: MIYKVITKKEFKKFISGLIEENQTIGPKAVDKDKNGRPVYQFRQVYSFDEMDLDYDVINYSIKTFFLPFREELSRFRYTDHDWQQQIEYRVNPRVIVGVRACDINGLAKLDRVFMKGNFPSPSYIARRKNTFIIGMDHEPLEDCFCKSLNQDGVRHGFNLFCTDIGDAYYLTINSSKAFNFLRNVKTRDPGKNDDGQYIQRRKYLKKKFKTHVEVTGLPALMDIEFKSDIWKKWGNKCLNCGSCAMVCPTCYCYGVEESIEPNLKSSSKDRIQYSCTIVDFSEVAGGHNFRPLKEDRLKYRFYHHYRGFAENEDAQICVGCNRCGRACLAGINPKDVINDLRMESGE, encoded by the coding sequence ATGATCTATAAGGTGATCACGAAAAAGGAATTCAAGAAATTCATCAGCGGTCTCATCGAAGAGAATCAGACCATCGGGCCCAAGGCCGTGGACAAAGACAAGAATGGCCGGCCGGTTTACCAGTTCCGGCAGGTTTATTCCTTTGATGAAATGGATCTTGATTACGATGTGATCAACTATTCGATAAAAACCTTTTTCCTTCCATTCAGGGAGGAACTTTCCCGGTTCCGTTATACCGATCATGATTGGCAGCAGCAGATTGAATACCGCGTGAATCCGAGGGTGATCGTGGGCGTGCGCGCCTGCGACATCAACGGATTGGCCAAGCTGGACCGGGTCTTTATGAAGGGGAATTTCCCTTCACCCAGTTATATCGCGAGAAGAAAAAATACCTTTATCATCGGTATGGATCATGAACCTCTGGAAGACTGTTTCTGCAAGTCCCTGAACCAGGATGGGGTCCGTCACGGTTTCAACCTCTTCTGCACGGATATCGGGGATGCGTACTACCTCACGATCAACTCATCCAAGGCATTCAATTTTCTCAGGAATGTCAAGACCAGGGACCCCGGGAAAAACGATGATGGACAATATATCCAGAGACGCAAATATCTCAAGAAAAAATTCAAGACCCACGTGGAGGTCACCGGCCTTCCCGCCCTCATGGATATTGAATTCAAATCTGATATCTGGAAGAAATGGGGAAATAAGTGCCTCAACTGCGGGTCCTGCGCCATGGTCTGTCCCACGTGCTATTGCTACGGCGTGGAGGAGTCGATCGAGCCGAACCTCAAGAGTTCCAGCAAGGATCGTATCCAGTATTCCTGCACGATCGTGGACTTTTCAGAAGTGGCCGGAGGACACAATTTCAGGCCCCTGAAAGAAGACCGGCTGAAGTACAGATTCTACCACCACTACCGGGGCTTTGCAGAGAATGAAGATGCACAGATCTGTGTGGGCTGCAACCGGTGCGGCAGAGCCTGTCTGGCCGGGATCAATCCCAA